In one Bacteroides intestinalis DSM 17393 genomic region, the following are encoded:
- a CDS encoding LruC domain-containing protein, whose translation MMRVNQLLGMGACFAMLALAGCMDKDVYDPDKDPTVLKPESEYFDFTTTTNVAFEVNYGEIGSNALIEIFTEYPISYNETGSFVIQGEPVYKIFADAKGRFVGDVELPTAAKVVYVFSPTWGVPMCVEASVENGKVTVNETDAASRAVAATRAKSNLKLVTVNNAQKVYSLVEISDSYGKPGDINGLIEDNKVISSKFINNVQKALWKGKSSKPDKLNNSNYVRDTEHVNTTIAKAYQNEQGQIVTVADAELFFTFLTESCWYQNVVGYYYYKTGECPAAPDQVKKIVIFPNASIKGNVPYLNWYDKVPGGATNYGSRNAPLETNRKVQLLFQDDQGNLSTKFPAGYTIGYFIIADGFKCGSKGHDGFIDTDKSFVYSNEEWNKNYQGQKARFISLSAEGGTVVYGVEDGGDSSYEDLLFCIDANPNEAIQDPDRPVIDPDEPEVSETENNYMSFAYEDIWPSGGDYDLNDVIIEYHRSITFNKDNYVSEVKETYEPVQKVGAATNRNAFAVQYATDQRGEMVLPSGAVDETQTNSIILFPNAMDVRNQKFVITRTFAAGAMKKDALKVGNSILNPYIIVNYEGAGKDNRTEVHLPKSKATNLANSDQIGKEADAYYVNKDGKHPFAISIPGTFTSVTETVTIDKEYPDFEKWVESDGKEYTDWYKNYQKSAN comes from the coding sequence ATGATGAGAGTTAATCAATTACTTGGAATGGGTGCGTGTTTCGCTATGCTCGCACTGGCAGGATGCATGGATAAAGATGTTTATGATCCTGATAAGGACCCGACCGTCTTAAAGCCAGAAAGTGAATACTTCGATTTTACCACAACTACTAATGTGGCGTTCGAGGTCAACTATGGGGAGATTGGCAGTAATGCCTTAATAGAAATCTTTACAGAATATCCAATCTCTTACAATGAAACAGGTTCGTTCGTTATTCAGGGTGAACCAGTTTATAAAATATTTGCAGATGCAAAAGGACGTTTCGTTGGCGATGTGGAATTGCCTACGGCTGCTAAAGTTGTGTATGTTTTCTCGCCTACCTGGGGTGTTCCCATGTGTGTGGAAGCTAGTGTGGAGAATGGAAAGGTGACGGTGAACGAGACGGACGCTGCTTCGCGGGCGGTAGCTGCTACACGGGCGAAGTCAAATTTGAAGTTAGTTACAGTCAATAATGCACAGAAAGTGTATTCCTTGGTGGAGATTAGTGATAGTTACGGAAAACCTGGGGATATCAATGGTCTGATTGAGGATAATAAGGTTATTAGTAGTAAGTTTATCAATAACGTACAAAAGGCCTTGTGGAAAGGTAAAAGCAGTAAACCAGATAAATTGAATAATTCAAATTATGTGAGAGATACTGAGCACGTTAATACTACTATTGCAAAGGCCTATCAAAATGAACAAGGTCAAATCGTAACAGTGGCAGATGCTGAATTGTTCTTTACTTTTTTAACAGAATCCTGTTGGTATCAGAATGTAGTGGGGTATTATTATTATAAGACCGGTGAATGTCCTGCGGCTCCTGATCAAGTGAAGAAAATCGTTATCTTCCCGAATGCTTCAATTAAAGGTAATGTACCTTATTTGAATTGGTACGATAAAGTGCCGGGAGGAGCTACTAATTATGGTAGTAGAAATGCTCCTTTGGAAACGAACCGGAAGGTGCAACTTCTCTTTCAGGACGATCAGGGTAATCTTTCCACCAAATTTCCGGCAGGGTATACCATCGGCTACTTTATTATTGCTGACGGTTTTAAATGTGGTAGTAAAGGCCATGACGGTTTCATTGATACAGATAAGAGTTTCGTTTATTCTAATGAAGAGTGGAATAAGAACTATCAAGGTCAGAAAGCCCGCTTTATCTCTCTTTCAGCCGAAGGGGGTACTGTGGTCTATGGCGTAGAAGATGGTGGAGACAGCAGTTACGAAGATCTCCTCTTCTGTATTGATGCGAATCCTAATGAAGCCATCCAAGACCCTGACCGTCCTGTCATAGATCCAGATGAACCGGAAGTTTCTGAAACAGAGAACAATTATATGTCTTTTGCCTATGAGGATATCTGGCCTTCGGGAGGTGACTATGACCTGAATGATGTTATCATAGAATACCATCGTTCCATTACCTTCAATAAAGATAATTACGTGAGTGAGGTGAAAGAAACCTACGAACCGGTACAAAAGGTGGGTGCTGCCACGAACAGGAATGCGTTTGCCGTACAGTATGCCACAGATCAACGCGGCGAAATGGTTCTGCCATCCGGTGCTGTGGATGAAACGCAAACTAATTCTATTATTCTCTTCCCCAATGCTATGGATGTGAGAAATCAGAAGTTCGTGATTACCCGTACATTTGCTGCTGGCGCCATGAAGAAGGATGCCTTAAAAGTTGGAAACTCAATATTGAATCCTTATATCATTGTGAACTATGAGGGGGCTGGAAAAGACAATCGTACTGAAGTGCATTTGCCAAAGTCTAAAGCTACTAACTTGGCAAATTCTGATCAGATAGGTAAAGAGGCAGATGCTTACTATGTAAATAAGGATGGAAAACACCCGTTTGCCATTTCAATACCCGGCACTTTCACTTCTGTAACGGAGACTGTGACGATAGATAAAGAATATCCCGATTTCGAGAAATGGGTAGAATCGGATGGTAAAGAATATACAGATTGGTATAAGAATTATCAGAAGTCTGCCAATTGA
- a CDS encoding TonB-dependent receptor: protein MKHIVKVFTLLFLFLTVGSTAKADEKVNVVKQGTVRGRIIDATKQTLPGASIYIEKLHAGVTSDVNGFYTFPNLEPGTYTVKVSYVGYSPVELKITIPEGRTLEKDVVMNEGVELQEVVVGGAFQGQRRAVNSQKNSLGIKNVVSADQVGKFPDSNIGDALKRISGINVQYDQGEARFGQVRGTSADMSSVTINGNRVPSAEGDTRNVQLDLIPADMIQTIEVNKVVTPDMDADAIGGSINLITKNSPYKRFISATAGTGYNWISDKAQLNLGFTYGDRFFNDKLGLILSASYQNSPSGSDDIEFVWDKDVETGELCITDYQVRQYYVTRERQSYSAALDWDINENHKLTFKGIFNNRNDWENRYRLNVKGINLEEDDNGNEYCSINNKGAVRVQTKGGTPDNRNARLERQRTMDFTLGGEHLFGKLDTKWSVNYAKASEERPNERYIDYQLKKQKFTMDLSDERKPLLTPQEGSAMYLNDDFSLKEVTEQQEDIQEKDFKFKLDFSLPLTKGKFGNHLRFGTKVVHKTKDKEIDFYEYTPLDEDGFDKASLAAAVDQNRDGYMPGKQYKAGSFISKEYLGELDLNNASLFEKNQVQEELATNFNAKETVAAGYLRFDQKLGEKWDLMLGLRLENTHVKYSGSQYDADEDKTTRTAYESDSYLNVLPSVLVKYDVNDDFKVRASFTNTIARPKYAALAPNITIKRSDNSISLGNPGLKPTISYNFDLSGEYYFKSIGLVSAGVFYKKINDFIVDQTMRNYNYNGTTYTKFSQPRNSGNADLLGVEVAYQRDFSFIAPALKCIGFYGTYTYSYSRVDNFNFEGRENESGLRLPGSPEHTANASLFFEKSGVSLRLSYNYASAFIDEMGAEKFYDRYYDAVNYMDANASYTFGKKLKTTFYAEATNLLNQPLRYYQGTKERTMQSEHYGVKVNAGVKINF from the coding sequence ATGAAACACATTGTTAAAGTATTCACGCTCTTATTCTTATTTCTAACAGTCGGCAGCACAGCAAAAGCCGACGAGAAAGTAAACGTAGTGAAACAGGGCACCGTACGCGGCCGCATCATTGATGCCACAAAACAAACCCTTCCGGGTGCCTCCATCTACATCGAGAAACTGCATGCCGGAGTGACGAGCGACGTCAATGGCTTCTACACTTTCCCCAATCTGGAACCGGGGACGTATACCGTAAAAGTAAGTTATGTGGGCTATTCACCCGTAGAACTGAAAATAACCATTCCCGAAGGACGCACTTTAGAAAAAGACGTAGTGATGAATGAAGGAGTGGAACTACAGGAAGTAGTGGTAGGCGGCGCCTTTCAGGGACAACGCCGCGCCGTCAATTCGCAGAAGAACAGCCTCGGCATCAAGAATGTAGTGTCTGCCGACCAGGTAGGCAAGTTCCCCGACTCCAACATAGGTGATGCACTGAAACGCATCTCGGGTATCAACGTACAGTACGACCAGGGTGAAGCCCGCTTCGGACAAGTACGCGGCACCTCTGCCGACATGAGTTCCGTCACTATCAACGGCAACCGCGTTCCTTCTGCCGAAGGTGATACGCGCAACGTGCAACTGGACCTCATCCCGGCAGATATGATACAGACCATCGAAGTGAACAAAGTAGTCACCCCAGATATGGATGCCGACGCCATCGGTGGTTCCATCAATCTGATTACGAAGAACTCTCCTTATAAACGCTTCATCAGTGCCACCGCCGGAACAGGCTACAACTGGATTAGCGACAAAGCACAACTGAACCTGGGTTTCACCTATGGTGACCGCTTCTTCAACGACAAACTGGGACTCATTCTTTCCGCTTCCTATCAGAACTCCCCCTCCGGCTCGGATGACATCGAATTTGTATGGGACAAGGACGTAGAAACCGGAGAACTTTGCATCACCGACTATCAGGTGCGCCAATACTACGTCACCCGCGAACGCCAAAGCTACTCCGCCGCACTGGACTGGGACATCAACGAAAACCACAAGCTGACTTTCAAAGGCATCTTCAACAACCGCAACGACTGGGAAAACCGTTACCGCCTCAACGTGAAAGGTATCAATCTGGAAGAAGACGACAATGGCAACGAATATTGTTCCATCAACAACAAAGGCGCCGTGCGCGTGCAGACCAAAGGCGGCACGCCCGACAACCGCAACGCCCGTCTGGAACGTCAGCGCACGATGGACTTCACCCTCGGCGGCGAGCACCTCTTCGGCAAACTGGACACGAAGTGGAGCGTCAACTACGCCAAAGCCAGCGAAGAACGTCCCAACGAACGCTACATCGACTATCAACTGAAGAAACAGAAGTTCACAATGGATTTGAGCGATGAGCGCAAGCCGTTGCTTACTCCGCAGGAAGGTTCGGCTATGTATCTGAACGACGATTTCAGCCTGAAAGAGGTGACGGAGCAACAGGAAGATATTCAAGAGAAGGACTTCAAGTTCAAGCTCGATTTCAGCTTGCCGCTCACAAAAGGAAAGTTCGGCAATCATCTGCGCTTCGGAACCAAGGTGGTGCATAAGACTAAAGATAAAGAGATTGATTTCTACGAATACACCCCGCTGGATGAAGACGGTTTCGACAAAGCCAGTCTGGCGGCTGCCGTAGACCAGAACCGGGACGGATACATGCCGGGCAAGCAATATAAAGCCGGTAGCTTCATAAGCAAGGAGTATCTGGGAGAACTTGACTTGAACAATGCAAGTCTGTTTGAAAAGAACCAGGTGCAGGAAGAGCTTGCCACCAACTTCAACGCCAAAGAAACCGTTGCGGCAGGTTATCTGCGTTTCGACCAGAAACTGGGTGAGAAGTGGGACTTGATGCTGGGCCTGCGTCTGGAGAATACACATGTGAAATATTCGGGTAGCCAGTATGATGCGGACGAAGACAAGACCACCCGCACAGCCTACGAGTCGGACAGTTATCTGAATGTGCTTCCTTCCGTTCTTGTGAAGTATGATGTAAACGATGACTTCAAGGTGCGTGCCTCGTTCACCAATACAATTGCACGACCTAAGTATGCGGCCTTGGCACCGAATATTACGATTAAGCGTAGCGACAACTCCATCTCTTTGGGTAATCCGGGCCTGAAACCCACCATTTCTTATAACTTCGACCTGAGCGGTGAGTATTACTTCAAGAGCATCGGTCTTGTCAGTGCCGGTGTCTTCTACAAGAAAATCAATGATTTCATCGTAGACCAGACTATGCGCAACTACAATTACAACGGAACCACGTATACCAAGTTCAGCCAGCCGCGCAACTCGGGCAACGCCGACCTGCTGGGTGTGGAGGTAGCTTATCAGCGCGACTTCAGTTTCATAGCCCCGGCCTTGAAATGCATCGGCTTCTACGGAACATACACTTACTCTTACTCCCGCGTGGATAACTTCAACTTCGAGGGACGTGAGAATGAAAGCGGTCTGCGCCTGCCGGGTTCTCCGGAGCACACGGCCAATGCTTCGCTCTTCTTTGAGAAATCCGGCGTGAGCCTCCGCCTTTCTTACAACTATGCATCGGCATTTATCGACGAGATGGGAGCGGAGAAGTTCTACGACCGCTATTACGATGCAGTGAATTATATGGATGCCAACGCCAGCTATACTTTCGGAAAGAAACTGAAAACAACATTCTATGCCGAAGCCACCAATTTGCTGAACCAGCCTTTGCGCTACTATCAGGGAACGAAGGAGCGGACGATGCAGAGCGAACATTACGGAGTGAAAGTAAATGCAGGTGTGAAAATTAACTTCTAA
- a CDS encoding metallophosphoesterase gives MKKVFFLLLVVLLSNWATAQITDYSIFDKKFNFYVANDLGRNGYYDQKPIAELMGTMAEEVGPEFVVATGDIHHFEGVRSVNDPLWMTNYELIYSHPELMIDWFPVLGNHEYRGNTQAVMDYTNISRRWTMPARYYTKAFEDKGITIRIVWIDTAPMMDKYRNDSATYPDACKQDLQKQLAWIDSVLANAKEDWIIVAGHHPIYAETPKDDSERLDMQKRLDPILRKHKVDMYICGHIHNFQHIRKAGSNIDYVVNSAGSLARKVKPTEGTVFCSPEPGFSIISADKKTLTLRMIDKKGNILHTVTRNSQ, from the coding sequence ATGAAAAAAGTATTCTTTCTCCTTTTAGTTGTCCTCCTCAGCAACTGGGCAACCGCACAGATAACGGATTATTCCATCTTCGACAAGAAATTCAACTTCTACGTTGCCAACGACCTGGGCCGTAACGGTTATTACGACCAGAAGCCCATAGCCGAATTGATGGGAACCATGGCCGAAGAAGTCGGTCCCGAGTTCGTAGTCGCCACCGGAGACATCCACCATTTTGAAGGCGTGCGCAGCGTGAACGACCCTCTGTGGATGACCAACTACGAACTCATCTACTCCCACCCGGAACTGATGATTGACTGGTTTCCCGTACTTGGCAACCACGAATACCGCGGCAACACGCAAGCAGTAATGGACTACACCAACATCAGCCGCCGCTGGACCATGCCCGCCCGCTACTATACAAAAGCATTTGAGGACAAAGGAATCACTATCCGTATCGTCTGGATAGACACAGCCCCCATGATGGACAAATACCGCAATGACTCCGCCACCTATCCCGACGCTTGCAAACAAGACTTGCAAAAACAACTCGCCTGGATTGATTCAGTGCTGGCCAATGCCAAAGAAGACTGGATTATCGTAGCCGGACACCACCCCATCTACGCCGAAACTCCGAAGGACGATAGCGAACGCCTGGATATGCAGAAGCGACTCGATCCGATACTCCGTAAGCACAAAGTAGACATGTATATCTGCGGGCACATTCATAACTTCCAGCATATCCGCAAGGCGGGAAGCAATATCGATTACGTTGTCAACTCAGCCGGTTCGCTTGCCCGCAAGGTGAAACCGACAGAAGGAACCGTATTCTGCAGTCCTGAACCGGGTTTTTCCATAATATCTGCGGACAAAAAAACGCTAACACTACGAATGATCGATAAAAAAGGGAACATACTGCATACCGTAACACGCAACTCACAGTAA